The Thioalbus denitrificans DNA window TCCGTGTTCCGTGTTCCGTGTTCCGTGTTCCGTGTTCCGTGTTCCGTGTTCCGTGTTCCGTGTTCCGTGTTCCGTGTTCCGTGTTCCGTGTTCCGCCAAGAGCGTCCCCGGAAATCCAGAATCCGCGCAACCCCTTCGCCCTTCACGCACTAACGCATTCACGCATTCACGCACTCCCGCACTCCCACATTCACGGAACACGAAAAACACCCCGTCATCAGCGCATTCTCACCGGCCCTGCCCGCGGGACGGTGGCGGGGCCGGGGATACCCGCGCCCGCGCCGGGCTTGAACTCCCGGTTCGCTTCGCGCAGTCTTCTGCGCATACCCACCCGGTTGCCACCCATACCACCAGCCCGCGACGAGTGACCATGAGCGAACGATTCGAACCCCACAACGACCTGGAGCGGGCCCTGCTCGACGCCCAGGAGGGCCGCCTGGCCGAGGATGCCTTCATGGCGACCCTGCTCCAGTCCCAGGTGTTCCTGCCCATCTACGACAAGACCCGGATCGGCGGGTTCCAGGACTCCAGGTCGGCCCAGCCGCTGACGCTGAAGGACGCGGACGGCCAGGAGGTGGTGGTGATTTTCACCAGCCCGGAGCGGGCCAAGCCCTTCGTGGCGGATTACCCAGGCTACGGCGGCGGGCTGCTCGCCGAATTCAGCTGGGTGCTGGAGAAGCTCGGCGCGGGCGTGGCCCTGTCGCTCAACCCCGGCAGCGAGGTGGGCATCGACATGGAGGCCGACATGGTGGCCGCCCTGTCCCAGCAGTCCGGCGGCCCGGTCAACTGAGAGGCGGCAGCGGGCGCGGTCTGTACAACTCCGCCACCAGATCCGATGATTGCAGGCAGAGAAACGATCAGGAAGGTCTCGTTCCGGTGAACTACTGCAGCCAGTGCGGCGCCACCGTCATCCAGCGCATCCCGCCCGGCGA harbors:
- a CDS encoding SseB family protein, which produces MSERFEPHNDLERALLDAQEGRLAEDAFMATLLQSQVFLPIYDKTRIGGFQDSRSAQPLTLKDADGQEVVVIFTSPERAKPFVADYPGYGGGLLAEFSWVLEKLGAGVALSLNPGSEVGIDMEADMVAALSQQSGGPVN